The DNA sequence ATTGACCCGCGAGCACTTTTCCGCGCCGTGGCGGGGGTTCTCTCCTTCCAGGATGTATCGAGTTCGGGCGGGGGTAGTACACTGACCCAACAAACGGCCAAGAACCTGTTCGACACCCGGCAGGAAGAACTGCGCGGGGCACTCGGCCACGTGCCCATCCTCAAAACGATCATTTCGAAAACCAAGGAGTGGATTCTGGCAGTACGGCTGGAACGGAACTACACCAAACAGGAGGTCATGATGATGTACCTCAATACGGTGTCGTTCGGCAACAACACCTACGGTATTAAAACCGCGGCTAAAACGTATTTTGGTAAAGAGCCCTGGCAGCTGAACGTTGAAGAATCGGCCCTACTCGTTGGCATGCTCAAAAATCCCACGTTTTATAACCCCCGCCTGTTTGAAGAGCGAACCGTTAACAGACGGAACGTAGTACTGGGCCAGATGCGGAAATACAAGTTTCTGACGGATGAGCAGTTTGCCGCTTACAAGAGCAAGCCGCTGAAACTCGATTTCAGCATCGAAAACCAGAATACGGGTATGGCCGCTTATTTCCGGTCGGTGATCCGCGACGATATCAAACGCTGGATCAAACAGTACAACCAGGAAAACAACGCTGATCTGGACTTGTACACCAGTGGTCTGAAAATCTATACGACTATCGATTCGCGGATGCAGGCCTACGCCGAAGAAGCTGTTATGGCGAACATGCGCGACCAGCAGAAGAAGTTTTACGAACACTGGCGGGGCCGGAATCCCTGGGTGCAGAAAAATCCGAGAACGAAGAAATACCAGGAAATTCCGGGCTTTATCGAAGCGCGCGCCCGGCAAACAGCACGGTACAAGCAGCTGAAGGCTGAGCTTGGTAACGACGAGAAAGCCATCTGGCGTGAAATGGCCAAACCGTCGAAAATGAAAGTATTCGTCTACGGCGGTACCCGTAACGAGAAAGACACGACAATGAGCCCGCTGGACTCAATTCGCTACTACAAGCGGCTGCTGAATACGGGGTTCATGTCGATGGACCCGCGTTCGGGCTATGTGAAAGCCTGGGTGGGCGGGATCAATTTCAAGCACATGAAGTTCGACCACGTCCGTCAGAGCCGTCGCCAGCCGGGTTCGACCTTCAAGCCGTTTGTGTACCTGACAGCCATGGATCAGGGCTTTGTGACTCCTTGCAGCCACGTCGTTGACCGTCCAACGGTTTTCGCCCACGGTGAGGATAATAACAACGGCCCACCGTGGATGCCAAAAAACTCGACCGGCCGGTATAGTGGTCAGAGTCTGACGCTTCGGGAAGCCCTTGGCCAGTCGATTAACACGGTCAGCGCTCAGCTAATCAAGAAAACACGGGCGGCTGCCGTCATCAAATACGCTCAGGATATGGGTATCCAGAGCAAAGACCTGCCCAACAACCCAACCCTGTGCCTGGGTACCGGCGACGTATCGGTGTACGAGATGGTAGCGGCTTATTGCGCCTTTGCCAACGGCGGTACCCGCGTGCGGCCCATGATGCTCATCAAGATCACCGATAAGGATGGCAACGTACTGAAGAATTTTACACCTGATGCCAACCAGGTCATCAGCGCCAACCGGGCCTACGAAATGCTACACCTCATGCGGGGAGCTGTCGAAGAGCCAAATGGTACTGCGCAGCGGCTCCGCACGCAGTACAAACTGCTGGAGGGCGGGAATGAGATTGCGGCTAAAACGGGTACGACATCTAACTACTCCGATGCCTGGTTTATGGGCATGACACAGCACCTCGTATCGGGCCTGTGGGTTGGTGGCGACGACCGGCCGATTCACTTCCGTACCATCGAGTTGGGGCAGGGCGGCCGGATGGCTATGCCCGCCTGGGCCATGTACATGCAGAAGATCTACAAAGATCCTTCCCTCACGCAGTACCGGCCGGAGCCATTCCGTAAACCCAACAACTTCAAGATCGACTGTGGCGGGTATCATATAGACTCTTCCCAACGGTACATTCCGCCCAAAGTGGTACCGGAAGATGAGGAAGAGATTCTTCAGTAAAAGGGCTTTCCTTCGCTTGTCTAACCCGCGTTTGACAGCAACCTTTACCGGCTGCAGATCGTTATACTATACAACGCGCGGACGATACGAACCAGACAGATAACGCTGATTATAGCCGTATCAATCTGGGTGATTCGTATCGTCCGCGCTTTCCGTTTTGACGTACCATGCCCGAATTCGACTACAAGAAAGAACTTGCCAAAGTACCGCACGAGCCGGGCGTATACCGCTATTTCGATGCGTCGGGCGAGGTTATCTACGTTGGTAAAGCCAAAGACCTCAAAAATCGGGTCAGCAGTTATTTCACCAATTCCAAAGGACACGATCGAAAAACATTGCGCCTGGTTAGTCAGATCCGCAAGATTGAGTTTACCATCGTTCACACGGAGTTCGATGCACTGCTGCTTGAGAACCAACTCATCAAGCGGTATCTCCCCAAGTTCAATATCCTTCTGCGTGACGACAAAACGTATCCTTTCGTCTGCGTTACGAATGAGCATTTTCCGCGCGTGATAACAACCCGGCGCATCGATCGTAAACAGGGTACGTTTTACGGCCCTTTTGCCAATCTAAAGCCCATGTATACGGTGCTGGATATGTTCAGCCAGTTATTTACTCTCCGTACCTGTACTTATAACCTTGCGCCCGAGAATATTCAGGCAGGCAAATACAAAGTATGTCTGGAGTACCACATCGGCAACTGCAAAGGTCCGTGCGAAGGCAAGCAGGCCGAAGACGAGTACAACAAGGATATTGAACAGGTGCATCACATTCTGAAAGGAAATTTGAAACCGGCGCAGGATTATTTTAAAGGACGCATGGTGGAGGCCGCCGGCGAGCTGGCTTTTGAGCAAGCTCAGACCTTTAAAGATAAGATGGACGTACTGCAGCGGTTTCAGAGCAAATCGACCGTTGTCAACCCTAAAATTGCCGATGCGGATGTCTTCTCCATTGCGTCGGATGAAACAGCGGCCTACGTTAACTTCATGAAAGTGGTGAACGGCACTATTGTGCAGGCGCATACGGTTGAGATCAAGAAAAAGCTCGACGAGACCGATCCTGATCTGCTGGCGATGATGATTATTGAGTTCCGGAACCAGTACGGCAGTAATGCCAAGGAGATTATTACGAACATCCCACTTGACGTTGACCTGCAGGCCGAACTGACAATTCCACAGATTGGCGATAAGAAAAAGCTGCTGGATATGTCGCTTAAAAATGTGCTGTATTTCCGGCGGGAACGGCAGGACCGGGCAGCCGCCGAAGCAACGGCCAGCGCCAGTAAAAAAGATCGGGTTCTTATTACGTTGAAAAAAGACCTGCAGCTGAAATCGCTTCCTAATCGCATTGAATGTTTCGATAACTCGAATATTCAGGGTACCAACCCGGTATCGGCCATGGTCTGCTTCGTAGGAGGAAAACCAGCTAACCGGGAGTACCGCCACTACTCCATCAAAACGGTGGTGGGACCCAATGACTTCGCCAGTATGTATGAGGTCGTCACCCGGCGCTATAGCCGCGTGCTGGAAGAAGCAACGGGCCTACCCGATCTGATTGTCATTGACGGCGGTAAAGGCCAGCTCAGTGCGGCCTGCGATGCACTGAAAGCATTGGATCTTTACGGTAAAGTCCCGATCATCGGTATTGCGAAGCGGCTGGAAGAAATTTATTTTCCTGAGGATAACCTACCTCTGTATATCGATAAGAAATCAGAATCATTGAAGCTCATCCAGCGTATCCGCGACGAAGCCCACCGCTTTGCTATTACGTATCACCGCGATAAGCGTAGCCGGAATAGCCTCATCAGCGAATTGGAGAATGTAGAAGGTGTTGGCAAAAAAACGGCCGCCAAACTACTGAAACATTTCAAAGGCGTTACCAAAATAAAGGAAGCCTCTGTGGATGAAGTGGCCGAAATTGTGGGGAAAGACCGGGCTGCCAAATTGAAGCAGTACTTCGAAACAATGGAACAATGACTCATCGCAGCCTTTAGTCCGCACATAATGTGGTACAGACTAAAGGCCATACTACACCAACTGACACAAAAAAAGGAGCCGGTCGGCTCCTTTTTTTGTAAATGCTTGCAGGCTTAATATTCCCACAGACCGTGTTCGGTTTCCATCAGTTCATATTCCGTCTGGTACGACTTCATCAAACCTTCTTTATCACCGTACATGCCAACCAGATCCGTGTCGCCGGGGTTTGCTACTTTCGTGATCCGACCGTAGAACAAACGAAGATCGAACGCATCTGCCAGGTTTTTGTGCTGAGCCTGGTTTTGCGGGTTATACCAGATAAACTTCTTTGGGTCGCTGCGGAACAGCTTGTCAAGATCTTTGTACTTGAACGTAGCCAGCGGGGTTTCTACACCAGCCGAGTTCTTGTCTGAAGGCAGGTAGACCGTTACCGTTTGAATATCGTAGTACAAGCGCGAACGTTTGCGGTCGAATATCCAGTCTTCCTTAATTTCCATGATGTTGAAATCCTTTGCGAAATATTCATCACCCTGGATTGCCGGAACGGCGGCAACAGCGGTATCTACTTTTGGGGCTTCAACTACAGGAGCTTTTGCACCCTTCTTGCCCTTCGTGTTCTTGGCAACGGCCTTTTTCTTCACAGGTGCTCCCCAGCCGTCATCGGCAGGTTGAGCAGCGGCTTTCTTCGGCGTTCCCCAACCATCGTCAGCAGGCTTGGCAGCCGTTTTCTTCGGATCGGTTTTCTTGGTATCCCCCCAGCCATCGCTGGCACCCGTCGATGTCTCGTTACCGAAACCAGCGGCAATCTCTTCTGCCGACAATTGCGGAGCCGAGTTCGGCATGATCAGGCGCTTTTGTATTTTGTCCGGCGTCAATTTGGTTGTCACCGAATCATTCTCGTATCCATCGATCAGGCCAGCTTTCATGGCATCGATCAGGTACTTCGTAATCTCATTGTTCTTCGAGAACATCGACTGATTTTGTTTCTCCTTCAGGTCGATACGACGCCAAAGGGTCTTCTTCATCATGATGTCATTCTCGTTGATACCCCGAACCGACAGCGAGTTGGTGCCGGTACTCGGTTTCTCCTGCGCCATTGCCCCCGTTCCGGCTACCGCCATTACGGTGGCGACCACTGCCATTGTTCTGATGTTTTTCATCTTCAGGTCTTTTTTCTGTCTCTTGTGCGACTTAATAACGAACAGTCTATCGCTTTAGTACCTTAATAAAGCGCAACTGTTTGCTGAGCATTCCCCATGGGTACATCGCTGATATCACCCCGGAAATTCCGGCGCTGCACACCGTCCACCTGAATCGAGTACCGGTCACCGGGCTGTGCTTCGGCAGCCAGTGAGCCAAGTGATCCACCACCTGGACCCAGGTTTACCTGTCCTACTTTCCGTGTACCACGGGCCAGAATGACAGTGATACCGGTTACCCGGAAGTTAGCATCGTCCGGCGAGTAGTTGCGGAAACTCTCATCCGCAACGGCCGTCACCCGAACACTGCGGGCCGAACCAACAGGCACACCACGAGGATCACCCGCTTTTGTACCACCTACGTAGTACTCCAGCGTTGGACGCGGTACCCGGTTAACCCGGAATTCATTTTTACCCAGCAGGCTTCCGGCATTGCTTACATTTAGCGTTACACGCTGCGAGCTTGGAATGATCGTGATCTTGCCTTTCTCACCCGATGTAATTACCGAACCACCGTCTGCCGAGAAGCTTGGATTCCAGAGGGCACCCAATTGCGGGCTTTGAACGCTCAGCTTGTTAGCGCAACCCAAGTACAGCGGAGGGAACGAACCCGACTCAATTTCGTAGGATGGCTTGGCAACGAAGTACTCCTGGTTGAACGTTACCGTTTTGTTTTCACCGTTTGGCTGCTGGTACGAGATCGAACCGTTCAGTGTGCGACGGGCCAGACCATTTTTGTCGTAGGCACCACCCTGCGCGGTAAATTCAATGATACCCTGGCCATCCTGGATACGTACCGGACCACCGTTGAGGCTCATGCGAGGCTGAATACCCGACGATGAAGCCGCCAGGAACATCTGACCTTTGAATTTGGTACCGGCAACGACGACTTTCGACTCCATGCTCAGCATAGCCAGAATCTTGTCGAACTTCACGTCCTGCGCCCCTACTTTACTGGCGAGGTAGTTCAGTACTTCACCTTCAATCCGGCGAACGTCGGACTGGCGCTGAGTCAGTACGGCTAGTGCGGCTGGAACAGGGGTCTGGGCAAAGTTCAGTTCAGCAAAGTCCTTGTTGCGCTGTTCAGGAGAACGGCTCATGATCGGATCCTCTTTGCCATTCAGGGCCAGAGAGTTGTATTTTGCCTGCGTGTATTTCGACAAACCCGTTATGTAATTGTCGAGGTTAGTCTTCAGTTTATACGCTTCGCCGTTTCGGTTGCCACCGATCATGATCTGGGCAACTTTCTCTTCTTCGCTCAAATTACGGATAGAGCCAGCTTCATCGACACCACCACCTGCTTCAGTGATGATTCGTTGTTTGAGGGCATCGATCTCACCGATGACATCGGAGGTTTGCTTACGAACTTCGTCAGCCTGTTTGACGATGGCCAGATCGTTTGCCCGGTTACCGGACTTTTCAACAGTTGCCCGGATATTATCGAGGGTGGACTGGTTAACTTTATTGGCTGACCCCGTCGACTGTTCCAGGCTGTTATTCAACAGGACGAATTTCTCCAGAATGGCCGACGTGACCTGCAGGGCCAAGAGTGCGGTCAATACCAGATACATCATCCCGATCATCTTCTGACGGGGTGTTTCTTTTGTGCCTGCCATGAATATGGTAGAATACTGTAAGTGAAGTAGTTAGTTTTACGATTCTGAGGTATCAGTGTTCAGGCCAGCGTTGACAGCTAAAAACTGATACCTCAGAAATCATTACTGATTGCCGCGCATAGCGGTCAGCATGCTGCCGTATACATTGTTAAGCGACGCCAGGTTACCCGTCAGTTTAGCCATTTCGCTTTTGAACTGCTGGGTGTCACGGCTAGCATCGGCCATGTTCTCCATAGCCGAGGTCAGGCTACCATAGAACGCATTCATGGCTTTCAGGTGCTTGTTCGTGTCCTGCAACTCCAGTTCATAGACGGCATTAAGAGCCCCCATGTTCTTCGTTACTTTCTGGAACTGATCGCGGTAGTCCTTTGCTTCGGTCGTCGCATCAGCCATAGAGTTCATGGCCGTAATTGCCGTACCATACGACTTGTTCATCTCCCCAATAGCGCTGGATGCCGTCTTTACGTTACGGGCGTAATCGTTGGTGGCTACCGTAGCGTCAGTCAGGTCGGTTAATTTCGATACCGTCTCGTTCAGGTTACGGAAACCGGAACCCAGACGCTCAAATACGTCCGGCGTTACTTTAGCCTGCGCCAGCATCTGGTCCATATTACCCGTCAGGCCATTGGCCTGCGGAGCTGGTTTGCGCGCTTCACCTTTGAAATCATCAGCCAGTTCGGGGTACACTTTCTCCCAGGCGTAATCAGTTCCGCCAGCCTGGGGCTGGGTAAAGCTCTGCACAGCGTAAAGAGCGAAAATTACCACTTCTGTTAGCAGACCAAGGGTCAGCATGAAGCCAAATTGTTCGTTGTGCGTGATTTTGGCCCAGGCGCCGAAAATTACGACGGCTGCACCGGCACTGTAAATAGTTGGTACTAAACGATCCCAAAAGAAATTCGTGGACTTTGCTGTTGCCATGATAGCGATTTATTGATTGGAATAGGAACTGACTTGTGTGGGTAAATTACGCTTTCGTTTTTGCCGAGCTGGCTTTGCTGCTGCTTTTGCTTTTGCTCTTGCTGCCACCACCCAACCGGCCACCCCGTGCCGAAGCCGTACGGCCTTCCAGGTTGTCCATGACACAACGGAAACCAATGAATGAACGCTTCTGGTCTTCGTACTCGTAGTATCGCGTACCTGTCTCAAGATAGTAGGCGATATCTTTCCACGATCCACCCCGTACTACTTTACGAGGTTCGTCAGCGTTCTGGTTGTCGGGGTTCATATCCCAGACAATGGCGTTCGAGTTGTCTGCGTAGGCATCACGGCACCATTCGGCTACGTTACCCGACATATTGTAGAGACCGTAGTCGTTGGCGGCATAAGCCGTTGCGGGAGCTGTGTACGGATAACCGTCGGCGTCGAAGTTACCGCGCTGTGGTTTGAAGTTTGCCAGGTAGCATCCTTTACCATTGGCTACGTATGGGTTACCCCAGGGATATTTGGCACCGCTTTTTCCGCCACGAGCAGCCCACTCCCACTCCGCTTCGGAAGGAAGCCGGAACCGGGGCGAGTTGAACTGGCCTTCTTTGGTACGGTAATCATTGTACGTATTGGTACGCCACTGGCTGAAGTGCTGGGCTGCTTTCCAGCTAACACCCACGACCGGATACGTATCGAAGGCGGGGTGCGCGAAGTAGTACTCCAGCATCGGGTCGCCATTGTGGTACGTAAAGTCGTTCTTCCACACGGTGGTATCCGGGTAGAAATTAGCCATTATTTCTTCTTCACCCAATACCGATACGGAATCGGCCAGGAGTGCATTCACATATTGCCGGTATTCATGGTTCGAGATTTCAGCATCGTCCATGTAGAACGAGCTGATCGTTACCTGACGGTTCATGTTAATCTGTGTCGCAGCCACGTCTTCGTCGGCCTGACCCATAATAAACGAACCTGATGGCACTAAAACCATTCCGTATGGAGTCGTCTGCTTGTAGCCCTTACGTCCGGTGGCTGTAATTTCCCCGTTCGTAATTCCTACGTCCCCTCCCTTACCCCCTCCGCCAAACTTCGATTTCACAAACCCGCAACCCTGCATAAGCAGAATTACTGTCGCTACCATCATCACCCGGGTTGCGTTGACTGTAAACCAGTTGTACTTCATCATTGTAGGCTATTTTGACCTTCTTCTTGTGCGAGACCAGACTAAAAACGAAAATCTGTTTGGTTATTGTATGTATTGAATCGTTCAACCTTAAAATCTACGTGTGGTCGTCAATCTCAGTCCAATCAGAACGAAAAATCCACATTCGTAGCTTACTCAATTTCCTCAAAAATACACTTCCGATAGCAAACTGCCTAACAAGAATACTGCCAATATGCGTCCAGTGACTGTTAAAGGCAATAAATTGACGTTTGTCCCGGTCAGTTAGTACCTAAATCGGGGGGTTCGGATGATTGGCTTCTTGCGGGCATCCGGAGCAGGCAACGCGTAAGCAAGTAGAATTTCGTGCGACGTCAAACTCTTAATGCTCGTTCCTCCCGTTACCAGGTCCAGTGCATAACCCACCCGTAACGCATTGTTACGCATCAGGTTAATGCCGCCGGTTACCATTACTGCGTCGCTGAGCCGGTACCCAACCCCGGCCCATATCCGGTTGTCATAAGTACCTACCAGGTTCGCGGTGATCGTCGACGCTTTTACGCGGCCCGCCGTGCTGTATTGAACCAGAACAGAGGGTTGTATATCAATATCGTAACCAATACCAAGCCGATAGCCTGCCGTCAGGTTCACATTGCGGTCAAGCGGGTCAGTAGACCGGTCGGTTACCAATGTATACGTAGCTGCGTTGAGGTGGGTTACACTCACGCCAAGCCAATAGTCGGTAGAATTATAGTAAACACCCGCCGAGAAATCAGGTCTCGCCTGACTGACCCGGTTGGTAGGAATAGCCGGATCGCCGGGTGTTCCGGGTCTGAATAGTTCACCGTAGTTGATACCGCGGTTATACAGCCCGCCCTGCACCCCCAGCGCCAGCGTTCCGCTCTTCAGCGTCATGCGGTACGCATAGGCTACCTGAACAGACTGATTCACTATTGCACCCAACTTATCGTTGAAGGCATAAATTCCAACGCCCCCTTTGACTTTAGCTAACGGCATGTTAAACGACAGCAACTGCGTACTCTGCGCGCCCCCGTCGCCGGTAGTGGATGGCTGGTAACCCAGGTACTGCGTCCGGTGTGTGATTTGCATACGCGACACCCCTTCTGACCCGGCAGCTGCCGGATTATAGTATAACGGGTTGTACATATACAGACTAAACTGAGGATCCTGTTGCGCCCGGGCCGTTGGGACCAAAGCGGTTAGGAGTAGCAATGAAGCAAAAACGTAAACAGTGCGAATCATACTACCAGGGCAAGAAAATGAAAATCACCAATGACCGAATCCGGATAACCAGCAATGTACGACAAGAACCGATTCGACGTCTGTACACTAAACGCCTTCCTGGCTAAAATATTGAACTAAAAAACAAAGGTTGGATGCCAATAATCGGGCATGTCTACCTGACTATTGGCATCCAACCTTCGGTATAACGACGTCCGTTTACTGATTGTTGGCCCTCTTGATGTAGAGTTCAAGGGCACCGGTCATGGATGGCGCATTGGGCAGGGGTGCTTCAATATCGAGCAGGAGCCCCGCTTCCGAAACCGCTTTAGCTGTTGTAGGACCAAAAGCGGCCATCCGGGTACCATTCTGTTTGAAATCCGGGAAGTTGGTCATCAGCGAGTTAACCCCCGACGGACTGAAAAACGCGATGATATCGTAACTCTCAATATCCAGGTCAGACAGGTCGGTTGGTACCGTTTCGTACATGACGGCCTCCGTGAAGTGAAGGCTACTCGTATCCATGAATTCGGGGATATCGTTGCGCCGGATGTTAGAGCAGGGAAACAGGAACTTCTCCGTCTTATGCTTTTTAATCAGCTCAAATAATTCCGTTGCCGTCTTGGTACCGTTGAAGATTTTACGCTTCCGGATAACGATGTACTTCTGGAGGTAATTGGCTGTCTGCTCCGATATGCAGAAATACTTCATATCGGCCGGCACGTCAATACGCCCCTCCTGACAGATCCGGAAAAAGTGATCGATGGCGTTCCGGCTGGTGAAGATAATAGCCGTGTGGGCCAGGATGTTTATCTTCTGACGCCGAAAATCCTTGAACGACACACCGTCGATCTGAATGAACGGACGAAAGTCAATCTGAAGGTTGTACTTGCTGACTAAATCGAAGTAGGGAGATTTTTCGTCGGCAGGGCGGGATTGGGTGATGAGAAGCCGGGTGACCTTTTTCAGCCGTTCTTCGGCCGGTTGTATGCTTGTATCGTTCATTGAATCTTTACTCGTTTCAATGGTCAGTTTATTGATGCACGTTTGTGTTCTGTCAAGAAAAAAACCATCCTAAAAATACCTGTCAGAACAACTCCGTACAGATTCGCTCACTAAAGTGCAAAGCGCAGCCCAATAATGAGAGGAATCAATTCAACGATACAAAGGTACGAAAATAAATAAAGATTCTTGATAGGCTCCCCGTTCCGAATGACCAAATAGATAAGAACAAGGCGGGCTGTGTAGAAGATAATCAGGGGGATCAGCAATCCGCTCCGCGACCACTCCAGGCCTGGTACGTTGTAGGCAATGATAGCCAGTAGTATCGTCATTCCCGTAAAAAACAGCATTGACGATTGCAGCAATTTAAAAAAGTGTACGTTGATAATGTCCTGCAACTTGTAGAGACCGCCCAGCACTTCCAGCAGTATATATTTCCCCATCAGGGCCAGAAACGCCACACCACTCAACAGAAAGAATTCGCCCGCCAGAGATGTGAGTTTCTGCTCGCCCAGCAGCAGCGATCGGGACGCGAAGACGTCGATGTTCCGACTCTGCACAAACAGGATCAGGTAGGCCAGCACAAAACTCAGATTGATCGTAAACAAGACATTCGTGCTGCTCAGCGGCCGGTTGATCAGGAATGACTCTTCCTGCGCCCGCAGTGACAGCAAGTCCCGGAAACTGTAGAACCGCAGAAAAGCCCGGTGGTACAAACTGAACAGAAAGGCGTGGGAAGCCAGCAGGAAAATGAGCCCGATACCCAGGAAGTTGTCATAGACCGAAATCTGGCGGGGTCGCAGGCTCAGGTTATCGTCGCGCAGCACGACCGTTTTCTGAGTGGCTGATTTGGGGTAGCCAATGAAGAGCTGCCGGTCGCCCAGACCGGGGGCGCCGTAGAGGGTTAGAAAAACTTCCGGTTGGCGGTAAACGCGGTATAAACTGTCGATATTTAGGACCTGCCACGTACCAGCCTTCAGCTTTCGTTTAAGGGCCGCGTTGATGAACAGGTAGCCATCCTGCTTCGTTGAAATGAGCAGCAGATAGCGCCGGTTGCTTTCGAGGTCTACATAGGCGCTGAGCGCCGTTTTGTCGGCGTGTTGTTCAACGATGTAAGGGACATACGCTTTGACAGCCTCGTCGTAGACCTGAAAATCGTCCTGGAAGTCGTGAACAGGGTAATAGCGATTTTCGGGCCCGATCCCCGCGTTTTTCCGACCGCTCTGCGCATGCACAGACCAGCCCGATAGCAGGAAAAGCAGTCCAAATAACCAGCAACGCATGAGAACGGTAGGCATAAATAAAGCCGAAACGTTACCATTTCGGCTTCACAAAGATAGTCCTTTTTAGGTTGCTCTTTTGAGCGATGCTCTATTTACCGAGCGCCTTGAGCATGGTATCGCCAATGAGAGCGGGCGATTCAACAACGTGAACACCACACTCCCGCATGATGGCCATTTTGGCGGCTGCCGTATCGTCGTCGCCACCAACGATGGCTCCGGCGTGACCCATCCGACGACCTTTCGGTGCCGTTTGGCCGGCAATGAAGCCTACTACGGGTTTGCGGTTACCGTCGGCTTTGATCCAGCGGGCTGCTTCCGCTTCCATACCGCCCCCGATTTCGCCGATCATAACGATGGCTTCGGTGTCGGGGTCGTTCATGAGCAGTTCAACGGCTTCCTTCGTGGTGGTTCCAATGATAGGATCGCCCCCAATACCAATGGCCGTGCTCTGACCGAGACCGGCTTTCGTCAGCTGGTCAACGGCTTCGTAGGTCAGCGTGCCGGATTTCGATACAATACCAATAGTGCCTTTCTTGAAAATAAAGCCCGGCATAATGCCTACTTTACACTCCTCAGCCGTCATAACGCCCGGACAGTTCGGACCAATCAGCCGCACGTCTTTATCACTAAGGTAATTCTTGACGGCGATCATGTCGCTGGTTGGAATCCCTTCGGTAATACAGATGATGACAGCGATGCCGGCTTCGGCAGCTTCCATGATGGCATCGGCGGCAAAGGCAGGCGGTACAAAAATGATGGACACGTTAGCGCCGGCTTTGTCAACGGCCTCCTGAACCGTGTTAAACACGGGTCTGTCGAGGTGAGTTTGTCCCCCTTTTCCGGGTGTTACGCCCCCAACAACGCTGGTGCCGTATTCGATCATCTGCTGGGCGTGGAAACTGCCCTCCGAGCCGGTGAAGCCCTGGACGATAACTTTGGAGTCTTTGTTTACTAAAACAGACATGACGGTTTGTAAATCGTTGGCAATGCAGTTAGGTACCGGGAACGCCGGACATCAACCAAAGGACGCT is a window from the Spirosoma rigui genome containing:
- the porM gene encoding type IX secretion system motor protein PorM/GldM, which gives rise to MAGTKETPRQKMIGMMYLVLTALLALQVTSAILEKFVLLNNSLEQSTGSANKVNQSTLDNIRATVEKSGNRANDLAIVKQADEVRKQTSDVIGEIDALKQRIITEAGGGVDEAGSIRNLSEEEKVAQIMIGGNRNGEAYKLKTNLDNYITGLSKYTQAKYNSLALNGKEDPIMSRSPEQRNKDFAELNFAQTPVPAALAVLTQRQSDVRRIEGEVLNYLASKVGAQDVKFDKILAMLSMESKVVVAGTKFKGQMFLAASSSGIQPRMSLNGGPVRIQDGQGIIEFTAQGGAYDKNGLARRTLNGSISYQQPNGENKTVTFNQEYFVAKPSYEIESGSFPPLYLGCANKLSVQSPQLGALWNPSFSADGGSVITSGEKGKITIIPSSQRVTLNVSNAGSLLGKNEFRVNRVPRPTLEYYVGGTKAGDPRGVPVGSARSVRVTAVADESFRNYSPDDANFRVTGITVILARGTRKVGQVNLGPGGGSLGSLAAEAQPGDRYSIQVDGVQRRNFRGDISDVPMGNAQQTVALY
- the uvrC gene encoding excinuclease ABC subunit UvrC, coding for MPEFDYKKELAKVPHEPGVYRYFDASGEVIYVGKAKDLKNRVSSYFTNSKGHDRKTLRLVSQIRKIEFTIVHTEFDALLLENQLIKRYLPKFNILLRDDKTYPFVCVTNEHFPRVITTRRIDRKQGTFYGPFANLKPMYTVLDMFSQLFTLRTCTYNLAPENIQAGKYKVCLEYHIGNCKGPCEGKQAEDEYNKDIEQVHHILKGNLKPAQDYFKGRMVEAAGELAFEQAQTFKDKMDVLQRFQSKSTVVNPKIADADVFSIASDETAAYVNFMKVVNGTIVQAHTVEIKKKLDETDPDLLAMMIIEFRNQYGSNAKEIITNIPLDVDLQAELTIPQIGDKKKLLDMSLKNVLYFRRERQDRAAAEATASASKKDRVLITLKKDLQLKSLPNRIECFDNSNIQGTNPVSAMVCFVGGKPANREYRHYSIKTVVGPNDFASMYEVVTRRYSRVLEEATGLPDLIVIDGGKGQLSAACDALKALDLYGKVPIIGIAKRLEEIYFPEDNLPLYIDKKSESLKLIQRIRDEAHRFAITYHRDKRSRNSLISELENVEGVGKKTAAKLLKHFKGVTKIKEASVDEVAEIVGKDRAAKLKQYFETMEQ
- a CDS encoding penicillin-binding protein 1A, whose protein sequence is MIEFAPGTFRYLIKKLWQFSLLGIALLIFYVLAVSYNFFWLFGGMPNLKALENPKSEEASEVYTADNQLLGKYYVENRTPVEISQVSPNVVSALLATEDARFVKHSGIDPRALFRAVAGVLSFQDVSSSGGGSTLTQQTAKNLFDTRQEELRGALGHVPILKTIISKTKEWILAVRLERNYTKQEVMMMYLNTVSFGNNTYGIKTAAKTYFGKEPWQLNVEESALLVGMLKNPTFYNPRLFEERTVNRRNVVLGQMRKYKFLTDEQFAAYKSKPLKLDFSIENQNTGMAAYFRSVIRDDIKRWIKQYNQENNADLDLYTSGLKIYTTIDSRMQAYAEEAVMANMRDQQKKFYEHWRGRNPWVQKNPRTKKYQEIPGFIEARARQTARYKQLKAELGNDEKAIWREMAKPSKMKVFVYGGTRNEKDTTMSPLDSIRYYKRLLNTGFMSMDPRSGYVKAWVGGINFKHMKFDHVRQSRRQPGSTFKPFVYLTAMDQGFVTPCSHVVDRPTVFAHGEDNNNGPPWMPKNSTGRYSGQSLTLREALGQSINTVSAQLIKKTRAAAVIKYAQDMGIQSKDLPNNPTLCLGTGDVSVYEMVAAYCAFANGGTRVRPMMLIKITDKDGNVLKNFTPDANQVISANRAYEMLHLMRGAVEEPNGTAQRLRTQYKLLEGGNEIAAKTGTTSNYSDAWFMGMTQHLVSGLWVGGDDRPIHFRTIELGQGGRMAMPAWAMYMQKIYKDPSLTQYRPEPFRKPNNFKIDCGGYHIDSSQRYIPPKVVPEDEEEILQ
- the porN gene encoding type IX secretion system ring subunit PorN/GldN, translating into MKNIRTMAVVATVMAVAGTGAMAQEKPSTGTNSLSVRGINENDIMMKKTLWRRIDLKEKQNQSMFSKNNEITKYLIDAMKAGLIDGYENDSVTTKLTPDKIQKRLIMPNSAPQLSAEEIAAGFGNETSTGASDGWGDTKKTDPKKTAAKPADDGWGTPKKAAAQPADDGWGAPVKKKAVAKNTKGKKGAKAPVVEAPKVDTAVAAVPAIQGDEYFAKDFNIMEIKEDWIFDRKRSRLYYDIQTVTVYLPSDKNSAGVETPLATFKYKDLDKLFRSDPKKFIWYNPQNQAQHKNLADAFDLRLFYGRITKVANPGDTDLVGMYGDKEGLMKSYQTEYELMETEHGLWEY